One window of the Vigna radiata var. radiata cultivar VC1973A chromosome 1, Vradiata_ver6, whole genome shotgun sequence genome contains the following:
- the LOC106762576 gene encoding uncharacterized protein LOC106762576, with product MANYRWQVGTIFTDKEDFKDAIRSYSVHAGRSLKFVKNDKRRVRVRCLGGQGKCPWVAYCGYLPSRKIWQLRKIIDTYTCSRQLNIKMMNAKWLSQEIDKSLMCNPSLKVKDIRSKALRKWNTNVSISKVRRAKLIATRQLEIDYKERFRRIYDYGHEVMRCNPGSTVKIKVDGDNGEPIFQRIYVCLKACKDSFRSCRPIVCLDGCFMKGQYKGEVLTAIARDPNEQMLPLAYEVVELENTEAWTWSLQILIEDLRGDEVCGRCTWMSDQQKGLVQAVQDLLPKAEQRFCLRHLYSNFKKKFSGQILKNLLWRAATSTYPQAWEREMLKIKEVNVEAYKYIIATYPPRFWSRSRFTGQAMCDSLDNNITEAFNSVLLHAKEQPIITMLEEIRVYLMNRWATNKKKVESMNFTVCPKIKKTDFWSARKIFEVTHCSAIENKFKVDLDTHDCSCRKWLITGIPCCHAIAAXNXASLDXEEFIPTCFTRSTYAEVYASIIYPLNGHLLWEKXPYHDVLPPVXRKLPGRPKKKRRLEAWELTKDHTQMRVGGHIKKCSMCRQRGHNKSNCPLRPGPSETAENQPSQPIETAENQPSQPTQTPENQPSETPPTTQSPGPSQPPPSPPPSQPPTLRKKLDCRRKKLDY from the exons ATGGCAAATTATAGGTGGCAAGTGGGCACAATATTTACAGATAAGGAAGACTTTAAGGATGCCATACGAAGCTATTCTGTGCATGCTGGGAGGTCTcttaaatttgtgaaaaatgatAAACGTAGGGTGAGGGTAAGATGCTTGGGTGGCCAAGGAAAGTGCCCATGGGTGGCTTATTGTGGGTATTTGCCATCACGTAAAATTTGGCAATTGAGGAAGATTATTGACACCTATACGTGTAGTAGGCAACTtaacattaaaatgatgaatgctAAGTGGTTGAGTCAAGAGATTGATAAGTCTTTAATGTGCAATCCTAGTCTCAAAGTGAAAGACATACGTAGTAAAGCTTTAAGGAAATGGAATACAAATGTTTCAATTTCCAAGGTAAGGAGGGCAAAGTTGATTGCAACCCGACAACTGGAAATAGATTACAAAGAACGGTTTAGAAGGATCTATGACTATGGACATGAGGTCATGAGGTGTAACCCAGGGTCAACGGTGAAAATTAAAGTTGACGGTGACAATGGTGAACCAATCTTCCAAAGAATATATGTGTGTCTTAAAGCTTGTAAAGACAGTTTTAGGAGTTGTAGGCCCATTGTATGTTTAGATGGGTGTTTTATGAAAGGTCAGTATAAGGGGGAGGTGCTTACTGCTATTGCTAGAGACCCAAACGAGCAAATGCTACCACTAGCCTATGAAGTTGTAGAACTGGAAAACACAGAGGCTTGGACCTGGTCTTTGCAGATACTAATTGAAGACCTAAGGGGAGATGAAGTCTGTGGGAGATGCACGTGGATGTCTGACCAACAAAAG GGGTTAGTACAAGCTGTGCAGGACCTTCTGCCTAAGGCAGAACAAAGATTCTGCCTGAGGCACTTGTATTCAAACTTCAAGAAAAAATTTAGTGgtcaaatattaaagaatttgTTGTGGAGGGCTGCCACAAGCACATATCCCCAGGCTTGGGAAAGAGAAATGCTCAAAATTAAAGAAGTGAATGTGGAAGCATACAAATACATAATAGCCACATATCCCCCAAG GTTTTGGTCCAGATCACGCTTCACAGGTCAAGCAATGTGTGATAGCCTAGATAACAACATCACTGAAGCTTTCAACAGTGTTCTTCTGCATGCTAAAGAACAACCAATTATCACCATGCTGGAGGAAATAAGAGTTTATCTAATGAATCGATGGGCAACCAACAAAAAGAAGGTGGAAAGTATGAATTTCACAGTATGcccaaagataaaaaaaacagacTT TTGGTCTGCTAGAAAGATATTTGAGGTTACCCATTGTTCAGCAATTGAGAACAAGTTCAAGGTGGATCTTGACACTCATGACTGTAGCTGCAGAAAGTGGCTGATCACTGGCATCCCATGCTGCCATGCAATTGCAGCAANNAATTANGCAAGTTTAGACCNAGAAGAGTTCATACCTACGTGCTTTACAAGATCGACATATGCAGAAGTCTATGCCTCCATAATTTACCCTCTCAATGGGCATTTGCTATGGGAAAAANNGCCCTATCATGATGTTCTACCACCAGTTNAGAGGAAGTTACCTGGGAGGcccaagaaaaaaagaaggttgGAGGCATGGGAGCTCACTAAAGATCACACTCAAATGCGTGTTGGTGGGCACATCAAGAAATGTAGCATGTGCCGTCAGAGGGGCCACAACAAAAGCAATTGTCCTTTACGTCCTGGACCGTCAGAAACAGCAGAAAATCAACCATCACAGCCAATAGAAACAGCTGAAAATCAACCATCACAGCCAACACAAACACCAGAAAATCAACCATCAGAGACACCACCAACTACCCAATCCCCTGGACCGTCACAGCCACCACCAAGTCCTCCACCATCCCAACCACCAACGTTGAGGAAAAAATTAGAttgcagaagaaaaaaattagattacTAA
- the LOC106762583 gene encoding uncharacterized protein LOC106762583 — protein MGYMQVSELYYSVQHVLHKLYDDKEAMTMLKVAHYLGKVNLFIVHGVDNPKVVENDVNDVLYLCEGPADSGEGSGVGDEEVQQHKAIEDGLDVDNEGGAEVENECEGRDDVEKEEVXVDSDVHMEGAVEVENEGGAEVHIEGVGVEAPFQVENECEGRDEVEKEEVLVENDCVEGRVEVVNEEVVHDSDVGVDVQSQEQVHSAEEEVQIEKVGGHTDEEEEVQIEEAAVQTDEEEVEDDSEDEPGIEDLSGDEYVVEHSDDEAQPIGRGLSDGE, from the exons ATGGGTTACATGCAAGTATCAGAGTTATATTACAGTGTTCAACATGTATTACACAAGTTGTATGATGATAAAGAAGCTATGACCATGCTGAAGGTGGCTCATTATTTAGGAAAAGTTAATCTCTTTATTGTTCATGGGGTGGACAATCCAAAGGTAGTAGAAAACGATGTGAATGATGTGTTGTACTTATGTGAAGGACCAGCAGATAGTGGTGAGGGTAGTGGGGTTGGGGACGAGGAAGTGCAACAACATAAGGCTATTGAGGATGGATTGGATGTTGATAATGAGGGTGGAGCTGAGGTTGAGAATGAGTGTGAAGGTCGAGATGatgttgagaaagaagaagTGNCAGTTGACAGTGATGTTCATATGGAAGGAGCAGTGGAGGTTGAAAATGAGGGTGGAGCTGAGGTTCATATTGAGGGTGTTGGTGTTGAAGCACCATTTCAGGTTGAGAATGAGTGTGAAGGTCGAGATGaggttgagaaagaagaagTGCTAGTTGAGAATGACTGTGTTGAGGGTCGAGTTGAGGTTGTAAATGAAGAAGTGGTACATGACAGTGATGTTGGAGTTGATGTTCAAAGTCAAGAACAAGTTCACAGTGCAGAAGAAgaa GTTCAGATTGAAAAAGTAGGAGGTCatactgatgaagaagaagaagttcaGATTGAAGAAGCAGCAGTTCagactgatgaagaagaagtggaagacGACAGTGAGGATGAACCAGGAATAGAGGATTTGAGTGGTGATGAGTACGTGGTTGAACACAGTGATGATGAAGCACAACCAATTGGAAGGGGGTTGTCAGATGGTGAATGA
- the LOC106762591 gene encoding polygalacturonase-like has protein sequence MCYNCFHLTQSTTLQISQFGGKPNGNIAKALTSAWTQACASTSAVKIVIPKGNYQMTHVLLKGPCKAPIELYVDGIIKAPVKPQDVGGNEILRFDYVNALTMSGNGVFDGQGSYAWTQSDCSKTFNCKFLGMNFAFNFLNNSIIRGITSKDSKQFHINVLGCNNFTFDGFKVIAPHDSPNTDGIHIGRSKVVNVLNTDISTGDDCVSLGDGSKQVLVQNVKCGPGHGISVGSLGKYTNEEPVDDITIKDCTIKGTQNGVRIKTWPSEPGAITITNMRFEDITMDNVSNPVIIDQEYCPWNQCTKKYPSKIKISKVTIKNIKGTSATKEGVILSCSSDVPCEGVEISNVDLKFNGAPAIAVCSNVKPKITGTAPACTAPSTKKQ, from the exons ATGTGTTATAATTG ttttcatTTAACTCAGTCAACGACTCTTCAAATATCACAATTTGGAGGAAAACCAAATGGTAATATAGCTAAG GCTTTAACAAGTGCTTGGACTCAAGCATGTGCATCCACATCTGCTGTCAAAATTGTGATTCCAAAAGGGAATTATCAAATGACACATGTATTGTTAAAAGGTCCTTGCAAAGCTCCCATTGAACTCTACGTTGATGGCATAATTAAAGCACCGGTAAAGCCACAAGATGTTGGTGGTAATGAAATTCTCAGGTTTGATTATGTTAACGCCTTAACCATGTCTGGTAATGGAGTCTTTGATGGACAAGGTTCTTATGCTTGGACACAAAGTGATTGTTCAAAAACCTTTAATTGCAAATTTCTTGGCAtg AATTTTGCTTTTAACTTCCTCAACAATTCAATAATTCGTGGCATTACTAGCAAGGATAGCAAACAGTTTCATATTAATGTTTTGGGATGCAACAATTTCACATTTGATGGATTTAAAGTAATTGCTCCACATGATAGCCCCAACACCGATGGCATCCATATTGGAAGATCAAAAGTTGTGAATGTTCTTAATACAGACATTAGCACCGGAGATGATTGTGTTTCACTAGGTGACGGCAGTAAACAAGTTCTTGTCCAAAATGTCAAATGTGGACCTGGTCATGGTATTAGTGTTGGAAGCCTTGGAAAGTATACGAACGAAGAGCCTGTTGACGATATTACAATTAAGGATTGCACTATAAAAGGAACCCAAAATGGAGTGAGGATTAAGACTTGGCCTAGTGAGCCAGGAGCAATAACAATTACTAACATGAGATTCGAGGATATTACTATGGACAATGTTAGTAACCCTGTCATCATAGACCAAGAGTATTGCCCGTGGAATCAATGTACCAAAAAG TATCCatcaaaaataaagataagcAAAGTTACGATAAAGAATATAAAGGGAACTTCAGCAACTAAAGAAGGAGTGATTCTTTCTTGTAGCAGTGATGTACCATGTGAGGGTGTAGAGATATCTAATGTTGATCTCAAGTTCAATGGAGCTCCAGCAATAGCTGTATGCAGTAATGTGAAACCAAAAATTACAGGAACGGCCCCTGCCTGCACAGCTCCAAGTACGAAAAAAcagtaa